From Solidesulfovibrio fructosivorans JJ]:
AGAGCGCGAGAGGGGGACCCTTTTTTCAAAAAGGGTCCCCCTCTCGCATTCTCTTCCTTCTCTTTTCTTTCGGCCTAATCCAGTTCGTACTCGTCGCGCCAATCGCCGGATTCGGCGAATTCGGGTTGTTTTTCCTTGTCGAAGAGGCAGTCGCCGACCACGAGGTAATCCATCTCGGTGCGCATGAAGCAGCGGTAGGCGTCCCAGGGAGAGCAGACGATGGGCTCACCGCGCACGTTGAAGCTCGTGTTGACCACCACCGGGCAGCCGTGGCGGGCGTTAAAGGTGCTGATGAGCTTGTGGTAGCGCGGATTGGTGGCCGCGTGCACGGTCTGGATGCGGGCCGAGAAGTCCACGTGGGTGATGGCCGGGAGCTTGGAGCGCTCGACGTAAAGCCGGTCGAACATGGGCTTTTGCCAGTAGCCCTCGGGCAGCTCGAAGCGCAGCTTTTCGGCCACCGGGGCCACCAGCAGCATGTAGGGCGAGGGCCGGTCCTGCTCGAAACAGTCGGAGACGGCCTCGGCCAGGACCGAGGGGGCAAAGGGCCGAAATCCCTCGCGGTATTTGATCTTGAGGTTGAGCTTTTTCTGCATCTCCGGGTTTCGCGGATCGCCCAGGATGCTGCGGCCGCCAAGGGCACGCGGGCCGTATTCCATGCGGCCCTGGAACCAGCCCACCACCTTGCCGTCGGCCAAGAGGTCGGCGACCTTGGCGCAAAGCGCGTCGAACTCGTCGTAGACCTCGCAGGGCGCGTCATTGCGGGAGGCCACGCGCAGCGCGTCGCGGCGGGTGAACTCCGGCCCCAGGTACGAGCCGGCCATGCGGTCCATGGCCCCTTCGGGCAGGGGCGCGCGTTCGTGACCGGCCCAGACGTGGTGGGCGGCCAGGGCCGCGCCAAGCGCGCCGCCGGCGTCGCCGGCCGCCGGCTGAATCCAGACGTCGTCGAACACCCCGGCCCGCAGCAGCTTGCCGTTGGCCACGCAGTTGAGCGCCACGCCGCCGGCCATGACCAGGTTCTTGCAGCCCGAAAGCTCCCGGGCCGTCTTGGCCAGAAGCATGACCACGTCTTCGGTGACTTCCTGGATGGCCAGGGCCATGTCCATGTGCTCCTGGGACAGGTCCGACTCGGCGGCGCGCTTGGGCAGGCCGAACAGCCGCTCCCACTTGCCGTCCCGGCACATGGTGAGCCCGGTGGCGTAGTCGAAGTAGGCCATGTTGAGCAGCATGGAGCCGTCGGGGCGCAGGTCGACCAGTTCGTCCAGGATCTTTTGCTTGTACGTCTCCACCCGCTCGGAACCGGCGATGCCGTAGGGAGCGAGTCCCATGAGCTTGTACTCGCCGGAGTTGACCTTGAAGCCGCAGTAGTAGGTGAAGGCGGAATAGAGCAGTCCCAGGGAATGCGGGAAGTCGAGCTCGCGCAGGAAGGTGATGTCCTTGCCGCGCCCGACGCCGATGGTGGTGGTGGACCACTCGCCCACGCCGTCGATGGTGAGGATCGCCGCCTCGTCGAAGGGCGAGGGGTAAAAGGCCGAGGCCGCGTGGGACAGGTGGTGCTCCGGGAAAAGAATGCGCGGCTTGCCCCGGCCGAACTTGGCCAGTTCCTCGCGCAACATCTTTTTCATGAAGAGCTTTTCCTTGATCCACACCGGCATGGCCGACAGGAAGCTCACCACGCCGCGCGGCGCGAAGCCGTGGTACGTCTCCATCAGCCGCTCGAATTTGAGGTACGGCTTGTCGTAGAAGGCGACGGCGGCCAGATCGGACAGGCCGACGCCGCCTTCCTCGAGCACGTAGGCGGCCGCCTTCCGGGGGAAGGCGGCGTCGTGCTTCTTGCGGGTGAAGCGTTCCTCATGGGCGGCGGCCACGACGACGCCGTCGCGCAAAAGCGCGGCCGCGCTGTCGTGGTAGTAGGCGGAAAGCCCGAGTATGTATTCGGCCATGAACCTACTCGTTAAAACAGGGTGTAGATGAAAGGCGCCACGGCCGTGCCGCTGGTCAGCACGACGAGGACACCGAAAAGCAGCAACACGAGGATGATGGGCAAAAGCCAGAATTTTTTCCGAACCCGCAGAAATCCCCAAAGTTCACGCAGAAATTCCATGAAACCTCCACAAACCGCCACAGCATACGGAGAGACGTCCGGCCGCGACGGCAAGGTTCTCGCCGGGGGAGCGCCCGGCGTCAAAACGGCTGTTCGATATCCGCCGCGACAAAGGTATGGTCCCGGACCCGAAACACCGAGTCCTCGCCCTTGCCGAACCGCCGCATCCGCATGGGGTCTTTGCCGCCAAGGGAGCGCAGGACGCCCATGGGCGTGAGCACCAGGTAGAATATGAGGGAAAGCAACACCTTGGACATGACCATGCCCATGACGTTGGACAGGCCGAACCACAGCTTGGCCACGGGCTTGTAAAGCGCCGGCGCGATCATATCCAAAAGCAGCAGCAAGGCGGCGATGGTCGCGTAGCGGATTTCCCTGGTGACGAAGAAGACGATCAGGCTGATCAGGACGAGGGCCATGCCCGTATCCTTGGCCTGTTCCCGCGTGGCCGACAGCCAGAAGGATTTCTTCTGGCGCGTTTGTTCCAATGAAGACATAGGGGGTGGTCGCTCCGAATTGGGCTTTGGCGTCCTGCCGGATCGGGTCGCCAGGACAGATTTCCCTAGCCCGGGGGGGCGTGAGCGTCAAGGGAGGCCGCGCCGGGGGAGGGAACCCCTTTTTGAAAAAAGGGGTTCCCTCCCCCGGCCCCCACCCTCCCCAAAAACTTTTCAAGGGGGGTGAATGCGGCCTCTTCCTAAGCACCGAGAAGGAACATAGCTCCCCAGGCAAAAAAACAACCCAACTCCATGAAAGAATTTAGGAAGGGGAGAGCGCGAGAGGGGAGAACCCTTTGCAAAAGGGTTTCCCCTCTCGCATCCTCTTCCCTCTCCTCTATTCTTCTATCTTGGTGCGTTCCCGCTTGCGCGCGCCGTGGCGCTTTTTGGTTTCCAGGCGGCGCAGTTTCGAGGCCAGGGTGGCCCGGGTCTTGCGGCGCGGGGGCTTGGGCGTCAGGGCGGCGCGCAGGAGCATGACGAACCGCTCCACGGCCAGTTCCTTGTTGGCGGTCTGGCTGCGGCTGGTCTGGGAGCTGACTTGCAGCACCCCGTCCTTGCCGATGCGCCCGCCAAGGACGGCTCGCAGGCGCTCCTTGGCCGCCGGGGACAGGCTCGGCGAGGCATCGAGATCAAAAAGCAGCGTCACGCGGGAGCTGACCTTGTTGACGTGCTGCCCGCCGGGGCCGCTGCTGCGCGAGGCGGTAAACGTCAGCTCGGACAGCGGGATGGCCACGCCGGGCGTGATGCGCAAAATATCGGACGCGTCCATGGGAGGGTACCTTACGTTCTCACATCGATGGTCAGGCGCGGGGCGGCGGCCTGAAGCCGGCTGACCAGCCGCGCCGGAAAGGCCGAAGGGGGGACGTCCCCGCCCTCGGGAGCCGGTCCCGGGTGAAAAATTTGCAGGCTCCAGCGGATCGCGCCGGCCGTGGCCAGTTCCCCGGCCAGGACGGCCAGACCCGCCTCGTCCAAGAGTCCGGGATGCCAGGTGGTGCGGATCTCGAACGGGATCGCGCCCCGCAGCAGCCGCTCCAGGCTGGCGAACACCGCCGCGCCGCTGCCGGCATCGCCGGTCAGGCGTTCATAGGCCGCGCGCGGCGCCATCACGGCCAGCCCCACCCAGTCGCAGGCCGGCAGCACGGAGGCCAGCGCCTCGGGGAAAAGCCCGGTGGTATGGAGTCCCGTCAAAAAGCCGAAATCCCGCGCGGCGGCCAGGGTTTCGGCCATGCCGGCTAAAAGCGCCGGTTCGCCCCCGGAAAAAAGGACCGCGTCCACCTGCCCCCGCCGGCTTTCCAGCCAGGACAGCACCGCCGCCGGATCAAAGGCCCCGCCGGCCTCGGGACGGGCGTTGCTGAAGGGACAGCCCCAGGGATCGCCCTGGCAGTAGATCACGGCCGCCAGGGCGTCGGGATAATCGAGGGGCGAAAGCGGCGTGACGCCGCCGATGGTCAGTCCTTCCACGGTGGTTGCCTTTCCCGGTCGCGCTGCCTTTTTTTCCCCGACAGCCGTG
This genomic window contains:
- a CDS encoding carbamoyltransferase family protein; translated protein: MAEYILGLSAYYHDSAAALLRDGVVVAAAHEERFTRKKHDAAFPRKAAAYVLEEGGVGLSDLAAVAFYDKPYLKFERLMETYHGFAPRGVVSFLSAMPVWIKEKLFMKKMLREELAKFGRGKPRILFPEHHLSHAASAFYPSPFDEAAILTIDGVGEWSTTTIGVGRGKDITFLRELDFPHSLGLLYSAFTYYCGFKVNSGEYKLMGLAPYGIAGSERVETYKQKILDELVDLRPDGSMLLNMAYFDYATGLTMCRDGKWERLFGLPKRAAESDLSQEHMDMALAIQEVTEDVVMLLAKTARELSGCKNLVMAGGVALNCVANGKLLRAGVFDDVWIQPAAGDAGGALGAALAAHHVWAGHERAPLPEGAMDRMAGSYLGPEFTRRDALRVASRNDAPCEVYDEFDALCAKVADLLADGKVVGWFQGRMEYGPRALGGRSILGDPRNPEMQKKLNLKIKYREGFRPFAPSVLAEAVSDCFEQDRPSPYMLLVAPVAEKLRFELPEGYWQKPMFDRLYVERSKLPAITHVDFSARIQTVHAATNPRYHKLISTFNARHGCPVVVNTSFNVRGEPIVCSPWDAYRCFMRTEMDYLVVGDCLFDKEKQPEFAESGDWRDEYELD
- a CDS encoding radical SAM protein; translation: MEGLTIGGVTPLSPLDYPDALAAVIYCQGDPWGCPFSNARPEAGGAFDPAAVLSWLESRRGQVDAVLFSGGEPALLAGMAETLAAARDFGFLTGLHTTGLFPEALASVLPACDWVGLAVMAPRAAYERLTGDAGSGAAVFASLERLLRGAIPFEIRTTWHPGLLDEAGLAVLAGELATAGAIRWSLQIFHPGPAPEGGDVPPSAFPARLVSRLQAAAPRLTIDVRT
- the arfB gene encoding alternative ribosome rescue aminoacyl-tRNA hydrolase ArfB, yielding MDASDILRITPGVAIPLSELTFTASRSSGPGGQHVNKVSSRVTLLFDLDASPSLSPAAKERLRAVLGGRIGKDGVLQVSSQTSRSQTANKELAVERFVMLLRAALTPKPPRRKTRATLASKLRRLETKKRHGARKRERTKIEE
- a CDS encoding SxtJ family membrane protein: MSSLEQTRQKKSFWLSATREQAKDTGMALVLISLIVFFVTREIRYATIAALLLLLDMIAPALYKPVAKLWFGLSNVMGMVMSKVLLSLIFYLVLTPMGVLRSLGGKDPMRMRRFGKGEDSVFRVRDHTFVAADIEQPF
- a CDS encoding DUF5989 family protein; protein product: MEFLRELWGFLRVRKKFWLLPIILVLLLFGVLVVLTSGTAVAPFIYTLF